A portion of the Hydrogenimonas thermophila genome contains these proteins:
- a CDS encoding thiamine pyrophosphate-dependent enzyme — protein sequence MSEMKKIKNLKEFSTSADRFEGANLLCPGCAHSIIVREVLNATNDPLILSASTGCLEVCTAVYPYTSWDNSWIHIGFENSSTAIAGAEAMYKARKRKGKLPESCEGKTPKFVAFGGDGATYDIGFQWISGCFERGHDMMYVCLDNEVYANTGGQRSSATPIGASTTTSPAGRVSYGEKMNKKDIVQIMAAHGAPYVAQVAPNKWKDMVKKIQKGFATEGPVFINAMSACTTEWKFAPDDTIAVSDLATDSLVFPLYEIENGTKLTITYRPKNKVPVRDYLGAQGRFKHLFKPEYEYLIDEWQKRVDAYWEYLQRREEASV from the coding sequence GAAAAAAATTAAAAACCTGAAAGAGTTTTCAACCTCTGCAGACCGTTTCGAGGGTGCTAACCTTTTGTGCCCAGGATGTGCACACTCGATTATTGTTCGTGAAGTTTTAAATGCAACTAACGATCCTTTGATCCTATCTGCATCTACAGGATGTTTGGAAGTATGTACAGCAGTATATCCATATACATCATGGGATAACTCTTGGATTCACATAGGTTTTGAGAATAGTTCAACAGCAATTGCCGGTGCTGAAGCAATGTATAAAGCACGTAAGCGTAAAGGTAAACTTCCTGAGTCTTGTGAAGGTAAAACACCTAAGTTTGTAGCATTTGGTGGTGATGGTGCAACTTATGATATTGGTTTTCAGTGGATTTCAGGATGTTTTGAACGTGGGCATGACATGATGTATGTTTGTTTGGATAATGAAGTTTATGCAAATACTGGTGGTCAGCGAAGTTCAGCTACACCAATTGGTGCTAGTACAACAACTTCTCCAGCAGGTCGTGTAAGCTATGGCGAGAAGATGAATAAAAAAGATATTGTTCAGATTATGGCTGCTCATGGTGCTCCATATGTTGCACAGGTTGCTCCAAACAAATGGAAAGATATGGTTAAAAAGATCCAAAAAGGATTTGCAACTGAAGGTCCTGTCTTTATTAATGCGATGAGTGCTTGTACAACAGAGTGGAAGTTTGCACCGGATGATACAATCGCTGTTTCTGATCTTGCAACAGACTCTCTTGTTTTCCCTCTTTATGAGATAGAAAATGGAACTAAGTTGACAATCACATACCGACCTAAAAATAAAGTTCCTGTACGTGATTACCTTGGTGCGCAAGGACGTTTCAAGCATCTATTTAAGCCGGAATATGAGTATTTGATTGATGAGTGGCAGAAGCGTGTTGATGCTTATTGGGAATATTTACAACGTCGTGAAGAGGCAAGTGTCTAA
- the luxS gene encoding S-ribosylhomocysteine lyase encodes MPLLESFTVDHTIMPAPAVRKAKTMKTPSGDTITIFDLRFCRPNKEEMSEKGVHTLEHLFAGFMREHIVSDDVEVIDISPMGCRTGFYMSVIGEPEESRLVKAWEESMRDILAVKSMSDIPELNEYQCGNCKMHSLEEAKEIAEDVLKKGIGVMHNEDLKLDPEKIKGSVC; translated from the coding sequence TTGCCATTATTAGAAAGTTTTACAGTAGATCATACTATTATGCCAGCACCTGCTGTTAGAAAAGCTAAAACTATGAAGACACCAAGTGGAGATACAATAACTATATTTGATTTGCGTTTTTGCAGACCAAACAAAGAAGAGATGAGTGAAAAAGGTGTTCATACCTTAGAGCATCTGTTTGCAGGTTTTATGCGTGAGCATATTGTATCTGATGATGTTGAAGTTATTGATATATCTCCAATGGGTTGTCGAACAGGCTTTTATATGAGTGTTATAGGTGAGCCTGAAGAGAGCCGGCTAGTAAAAGCTTGGGAAGAGTCGATGAGAGATATACTGGCAGTTAAAAGTATGTCTGATATACCTGAATTGAACGAGTATCAGTGTGGAAACTGTAAAATGCATTCACTTGAAGAGGCAAAAGAGATTGCTGAAGATGTTTTGAAAAAAGGCATTGGTGTAATGCATAATGAAGATTTAAAGCTTGATCCTGAAAAAATAAAAGGGAGTGTATGTTAA
- a CDS encoding tRNA (5-methylaminomethyl-2-thiouridine)(34)-methyltransferase MnmD — MEFVETADGSYTCHSEQFDECYHSTKDGAFKESLKKHIEPAFTLIDSSKKELTILDICFGLGYNTLTTLYYVNKNVFNYKLHIVSPEFDEFLVRSLDKFPYPEPLQSFKPIVSEISKNGCYEDENIRINVVFGDAREFLKRTDLTFDIVYQDAFSPKKNPLLWTKEYFADLSKHLTNDAIVTTYSSATPVRMGMVENSLFVYEPPSSGVRSGTIASPSSNLPLNKIDMALKKERNPNAAPLYDKDFKEQ, encoded by the coding sequence ATGGAGTTTGTCGAAACTGCAGATGGAAGCTATACTTGTCACTCTGAACAGTTTGATGAGTGTTACCACTCCACAAAAGATGGTGCTTTTAAAGAGTCATTGAAAAAGCATATAGAGCCAGCATTTACTCTCATTGACTCTTCAAAGAAAGAGTTGACAATTTTAGATATCTGCTTTGGATTAGGCTACAATACTCTTACAACACTCTACTATGTAAATAAAAATGTTTTTAACTATAAACTCCATATTGTATCTCCAGAGTTTGATGAATTTTTGGTTCGTTCTCTTGATAAATTTCCTTATCCAGAGCCTTTGCAATCATTTAAACCAATTGTCAGTGAAATCTCAAAAAATGGCTGTTATGAAGATGAGAATATTCGTATTAATGTTGTTTTTGGCGACGCAAGAGAGTTTCTAAAAAGGACAGATTTAACCTTTGACATTGTCTATCAAGATGCCTTTAGCCCTAAAAAGAATCCACTACTTTGGACTAAAGAGTATTTTGCAGATTTGTCAAAGCATTTAACAAATGATGCCATTGTAACTACATACTCTTCAGCAACTCCTGTACGTATGGGAATGGTAGAAAACTCTCTTTTTGTTTATGAACCACCATCTTCAGGTGTAAGAAGCGGTACCATAGCTTCACCATCTTCAAATCTACCACTAAATAAAATAGATATGGCTTTAAAAAAAGAGCGTAATCCAAATGCAGCTCCTTTATATGATAAAGATTTTAAGGAACAATAA
- the amrA gene encoding AmmeMemoRadiSam system protein A, translating to MGELLIEIARKAIASEFGIVNEIEVEELEKKYPELKKEQATFVTLTIDGQLRGCIGSIIPHRPLLNDIVSNAKSAAFGDPRFSPLTPEEFKKVKIEVSLLSVPEFLEYSDIEDLKSKIRPGVDGVILQCNGRQATFLPQVWEQLNDFYQFFAHLCLKAGLQQNCLECHPQIFVYQVEKFCE from the coding sequence ATGGGCGAATTACTGATTGAAATTGCTAGGAAAGCAATTGCTTCAGAGTTTGGTATAGTGAATGAGATAGAAGTTGAAGAACTAGAAAAAAAATATCCTGAACTAAAAAAAGAGCAAGCTACATTTGTAACTTTGACTATTGATGGTCAGCTTCGTGGGTGTATAGGCTCTATTATTCCACATAGACCACTATTGAACGATATTGTTTCAAATGCAAAGTCCGCAGCTTTTGGTGATCCTAGATTTTCACCTTTAACACCAGAAGAGTTTAAAAAGGTAAAGATAGAAGTTTCACTTTTGAGTGTTCCAGAGTTTTTGGAGTATAGCGACATAGAGGATTTGAAATCTAAAATTCGTCCGGGAGTTGATGGCGTTATTTTGCAATGTAATGGTAGACAGGCAACATTTTTACCACAAGTGTGGGAGCAGTTAAATGATTTTTATCAATTTTTTGCACACTTGTGTTTAAAAGCAGGCTTACAACAAAACTGTTTGGAGTGTCATCCTCAGATTTTTGTCTATCAGGTTGAAAAATTTTGTGAATAA
- the tviB gene encoding Vi polysaccharide biosynthesis UDP-N-acetylglucosamine C-6 dehydrogenase TviB: MNNQIFNIKNPKIAIIGLGYVGLPLAHAFSIKYKVVGFDIAQSRIDELKNGYDRTLELSEEQVKEAISNGMEFTNKIEDIKNCNIYIVTVPTPIDEHKTPDLTPLLKASETIGKVLKKGDIVIYESTVYPGATEEDCVPVLEKVSRLKFNEDFFCGYSPERINPGDKEHTVTKILKVTSGSTPEVAKYIDELYKSVITAGTHLAPSIKVAEAAKVIENAQRDINIAFVNELALIFDKLGIDTHDVLKAAGTKWNFLPFKPGLVGGHCIGVDPYYLTYKAKEVGYHPEVILAGRRINDNMGVHVANKVVKLMIHKGHTIKGSKVLVLGITFKENCPDIRNSRVIDVIRELQEFGCNVDVHDPWADAKEVKDEYGLDLLENGSCKIEDYNAIVLAVAHNEFKELDDMIQNLNHNIKDSLVIYDIKSTLNYFNERL, translated from the coding sequence ATGAATAATCAAATTTTCAATATAAAAAATCCAAAAATAGCAATAATAGGCCTAGGCTACGTAGGTCTTCCTCTTGCCCATGCATTCAGCATTAAATACAAAGTAGTAGGTTTCGATATTGCTCAAAGCAGAATAGATGAACTTAAAAATGGTTATGACAGAACTTTAGAGTTAAGTGAAGAGCAAGTTAAAGAAGCTATCTCTAATGGAATGGAGTTTACAAACAAAATTGAAGATATTAAAAATTGCAATATCTACATAGTAACCGTCCCAACCCCAATAGATGAACATAAAACCCCAGACCTTACACCACTACTTAAAGCTAGTGAAACCATAGGAAAAGTTCTGAAAAAAGGTGATATTGTAATCTATGAATCAACTGTCTATCCAGGAGCTACAGAAGAAGATTGTGTACCTGTTTTAGAAAAAGTAAGTAGATTGAAATTTAATGAAGACTTCTTTTGTGGATACTCACCTGAACGAATTAACCCAGGAGATAAAGAACACACAGTTACAAAAATCCTAAAAGTGACATCTGGATCAACTCCAGAAGTTGCAAAATATATTGATGAACTATATAAAAGTGTAATCACAGCAGGAACCCATTTAGCACCAAGCATAAAAGTAGCAGAAGCTGCTAAAGTTATAGAGAATGCTCAACGAGATATAAACATAGCATTCGTAAATGAACTGGCCCTTATATTTGATAAACTGGGCATAGATACACACGATGTCTTAAAAGCTGCAGGAACAAAATGGAACTTCTTACCTTTCAAACCGGGACTAGTTGGTGGTCACTGCATAGGAGTTGATCCATACTATCTAACATACAAAGCAAAAGAGGTAGGCTATCACCCAGAAGTCATCCTAGCAGGTAGAAGAATAAATGACAATATGGGAGTACACGTAGCAAACAAAGTTGTAAAACTTATGATCCATAAAGGACACACTATAAAAGGCTCCAAAGTATTGGTACTTGGAATAACATTTAAAGAGAATTGCCCAGATATTAGAAACAGTAGAGTAATAGATGTCATAAGAGAGCTTCAAGAGTTTGGTTGCAATGTAGATGTACACGACCCTTGGGCAGATGCTAAAGAGGTTAAAGATGAGTATGGCTTAGATTTATTAGAAAATGGAAGCTGTAAGATAGAAGATTATAATGCAATTGTGCTTGCAGTGGCTCATAATGAGTTTAAAGAGTTAGATGATATGATTCAAAATTTAAACCATAATATAAAAGATTCTTTAGTTATTTATGATATTAAAAGTACATTGAATTATTTTAATGAAAGGTTATAG
- the rfbF gene encoding glucose-1-phosphate cytidylyltransferase — protein MKVLLLAGGFGTRLSEETDIRPKPMVEIGGKPILWHIMKIYSYYGFNEFVILLGYKGYYIKEYFANYFLHQSDVTIDIATGKMEVLNNSSEPWKVTLLDTGLETMTGGRIKRAQNFVGDEPFMLTYGDGVADIDIKKLVEFHKSHGKAMTMTSAQPEGRFGALNIDEKNQVTNFLEKPKGDGGWINAGFFVCEPKVFDYITEGDSTVFEQSPLQNLAKDGEIYTYKHKGFWKPMDTLRDKMQLQKLWESKQAPWKVW, from the coding sequence ATGAAAGTACTACTATTAGCAGGTGGTTTTGGAACAAGACTAAGCGAAGAGACAGATATACGCCCAAAGCCGATGGTAGAGATAGGTGGAAAGCCAATTTTATGGCATATAATGAAGATATATTCTTACTATGGCTTTAATGAGTTTGTAATTCTTCTTGGCTATAAAGGGTATTATATAAAAGAGTATTTTGCAAACTATTTTCTTCATCAGAGTGATGTTACTATTGACATTGCTACTGGTAAAATGGAAGTTTTAAACAACTCAAGTGAACCTTGGAAAGTAACACTTTTAGATACTGGCTTAGAAACAATGACTGGAGGAAGAATAAAACGAGCACAAAACTTTGTAGGTGATGAGCCATTTATGCTTACATATGGTGACGGTGTGGCAGATATAGATATTAAAAAGCTTGTTGAATTTCATAAATCACATGGTAAAGCAATGACAATGACATCAGCTCAGCCAGAAGGAAGATTTGGAGCATTAAATATAGATGAAAAAAATCAAGTAACAAACTTCCTAGAAAAACCAAAAGGTGATGGTGGATGGATAAATGCAGGTTTTTTTGTTTGTGAGCCAAAGGTATTTGACTATATTACAGAGGGAGACAGTACAGTGTTTGAGCAGTCACCTTTACAAAACTTGGCAAAAGATGGAGAGATCTATACTTATAAACATAAAGGTTTTTGGAAACCCATGGATACCTTAAGAGACAAAATGCAACTTCAAAAGCTCTGGGAATCAAAACAGGCACCTTGGAAAGTATGGTAA
- a CDS encoding glycosyltransferase, with product MKIDEPLITILITNYNTVDFIKLNLFSIENLIKNSFKVIINDNGSNKNDILELKKLEKEKKYLKVNYRVSKRKEASYAHAEALDILINMVDTKYFVILDSDCTFLMKNWDEYCINELNDKVKVIGTQMASVKGVGHKPNDFPFQFAVFFETKTYKLLNISCMPENLTDKDTCWQWKPKYLNAGYKSKLFYAKNTKEFQNGPFKSIYCAEYYTENNKLICCHFGRGSSGGVAKYNNKWWFKIPLVSRLIRKYIGFKEKREWINICYKIINNEKLK from the coding sequence GTGAAAATTGATGAACCATTAATAACAATTTTAATAACTAACTATAATACTGTAGATTTTATAAAATTGAATTTATTTTCAATTGAAAATTTAATAAAAAATTCATTTAAAGTTATTATCAATGATAATGGTTCAAATAAAAATGATATTTTAGAGTTAAAAAAATTAGAAAAAGAAAAAAAATATCTTAAAGTTAATTATAGAGTTTCAAAAAGAAAAGAAGCTTCATATGCTCATGCTGAAGCATTAGATATTTTAATAAATATGGTAGATACAAAATATTTTGTAATTTTAGATAGTGATTGTACTTTTTTAATGAAAAATTGGGATGAATATTGTATTAATGAGTTAAATGATAAAGTTAAAGTAATAGGTACTCAAATGGCATCAGTCAAGGGAGTAGGACATAAGCCTAATGATTTTCCTTTTCAGTTTGCAGTATTTTTTGAAACAAAAACTTATAAGTTATTGAATATTTCCTGTATGCCTGAGAATTTAACAGATAAAGATACTTGTTGGCAATGGAAGCCAAAATATTTAAATGCAGGATATAAATCAAAACTTTTTTATGCAAAAAATACAAAAGAATTTCAAAATGGACCATTTAAAAGTATATATTGTGCTGAATATTATACAGAAAATAATAAGTTGATATGTTGTCATTTTGGAAGAGGTAGTAGTGGTGGAGTTGCTAAATATAATAATAAATGGTGGTTTAAAATACCATTAGTTTCAAGATTGATTCGTAAATATATAGGTTTTAAAGAAAAGAGAGAGTGGATAAATATTTGCTATAAAATAATTAATAATGAGAAGTTGAAATAG
- a CDS encoding oligosaccharide flippase family protein, with amino-acid sequence MLKKENIYFLFFSLVSTSIGIFTTFLLSNYFSIEDFGKLQYLLTLVGVFTIFYLSGFDITIQKQIFKRNDYIVKYLLKNVMPFSLILLTIISIAIYFFLEKNRELIFYAAIITSIGIFDKTNAILNSKLKFKQLRYLNLYTKVFILIIVLIAIEINFSIETYIIVFTAASIAILIGRILYSQRYLEISNNIFDKHFIIKEGFLTTLSSSYNILANWSEKVILGVLDINSLAIFTIGQLFPKVIKDNVKVILIPTLNFWASKGFEHYKSMIKKYQYIMWIAGILLYVAIYFMAEIIIINFFPKYEDSIMIIQLLSIPLVFKFIENMKMSSMALSKYTNVFNKINNISNTLKIVLVSVLIPLYGVLGAIASILIVETIRFILVTIEFNKLY; translated from the coding sequence ATGTTAAAAAAAGAGAATATATATTTTTTATTTTTTTCATTAGTAAGTACTTCTATAGGGATTTTTACAACTTTTCTCTTATCAAATTATTTTTCAATTGAGGATTTTGGAAAATTACAATATTTATTAACTTTAGTTGGGGTTTTTACTATATTTTATTTATCAGGGTTTGATATAACTATTCAAAAACAGATATTTAAAAGAAATGACTATATAGTAAAATATTTACTAAAGAATGTTATGCCTTTTTCATTAATTTTATTGACTATTATTTCAATTGCGATCTATTTTTTTTTAGAGAAAAATAGAGAATTAATTTTCTATGCGGCTATCATTACGAGTATCGGAATATTTGATAAGACAAATGCTATTTTAAATTCTAAATTAAAATTTAAGCAGTTAAGATATTTAAATCTATACACAAAAGTTTTTATATTAATAATAGTATTAATTGCTATTGAGATTAATTTTAGTATAGAAACTTATATAATTGTTTTTACAGCAGCAAGTATTGCAATATTAATAGGAAGAATTTTATACAGTCAAAGATATTTAGAAATAAGTAATAATATATTTGATAAACACTTTATAATAAAAGAAGGATTTTTAACTACACTCTCTTCATCTTATAATATTTTAGCTAACTGGTCAGAAAAAGTTATATTAGGAGTTTTAGATATAAATTCATTAGCTATTTTTACTATTGGACAGCTATTTCCTAAAGTAATAAAAGATAATGTTAAAGTTATTTTAATACCTACATTAAATTTTTGGGCTTCAAAAGGTTTTGAACATTATAAATCAATGATAAAAAAGTACCAATATATTATGTGGATAGCTGGAATACTTCTTTATGTTGCAATATATTTTATGGCAGAAATAATAATTATAAATTTTTTTCCTAAATATGAAGATTCAATTATGATTATACAGTTACTTTCTATTCCATTAGTCTTTAAATTTATTGAAAATATGAAAATGAGTAGTATGGCTCTAAGTAAATATACAAATGTGTTTAATAAAATTAATAATATTTCAAATACATTAAAAATTGTATTAGTATCAGTTTTAATCCCATTATATGGTGTTTTAGGAGCAATTGCTTCAATTTTAATTGTAGAAACAATAAGATTTATATTAGTAACTATAGAATTTAATAAACTCTATTGA
- a CDS encoding class I SAM-dependent methyltransferase encodes MGIKINKEFQKYKTRGAYHWEQIGIHPIKRNSFVIARYKNMLRLAKSECGNLNKKKVLDIGCGDGVLSYFFAKEGAIVFGIDYSDIAIEFAKEKTKSFHIDFRQGSAYELPFEDNSFDIVISSDVIEHLEDVPKYLSEINRVVKNNGIVVISTPIKYTEYPLDKEHIIEWFQDEYKKVIEQKFKNTKYYYSHPLALEEIYQAKYFNKQWARVIMNIISFVYNPFYGFNSRFKYLMLQYSVSKVSK; translated from the coding sequence TTGGGTATTAAAATTAATAAAGAGTTCCAAAAATATAAAACTAGAGGAGCATATCACTGGGAACAAATAGGTATACATCCTATAAAACGTAATTCATTTGTAATAGCTAGATACAAAAATATGTTAAGGTTAGCAAAAAGTGAATGTGGAAATTTAAATAAAAAAAAGGTTTTAGATATAGGATGTGGAGATGGAGTTTTGTCATACTTTTTTGCAAAAGAAGGAGCAATTGTATTTGGAATTGACTATTCTGATATAGCAATTGAGTTTGCAAAAGAAAAAACAAAAAGTTTTCATATTGATTTTAGACAAGGTAGTGCATATGAACTACCATTTGAAGATAATAGCTTTGACATAGTAATATCATCAGATGTTATTGAACATCTTGAAGATGTACCAAAGTATTTATCTGAGATAAATAGAGTTGTAAAGAATAATGGTATAGTTGTAATCAGTACACCTATTAAATATACAGAATACCCTCTTGATAAAGAACATATAATAGAGTGGTTTCAGGATGAATATAAGAAAGTCATAGAACAAAAGTTTAAAAATACAAAATATTACTATTCACATCCGTTAGCTTTAGAAGAGATATATCAAGCTAAATATTTCAATAAGCAATGGGCTAGGGTAATAATGAACATAATTTCTTTTGTATATAATCCTTTTTATGGGTTTAATAGTCGATTTAAATATTTAATGCTTCAATATAGTGTATCAAAGGTAAGTAAGTGA
- a CDS encoding class I SAM-dependent methyltransferase, producing MSFITFRRYYLDDLLLHTQFYGKVLDVGGKKENKRGKFRPPLDKVDSWKYLNIDKSTNPDYLCSADDIPVEDESFDIVLLAEVLEHIENPIEVLKECKRVLKENGKIVITMPFLYSKHADPYDFQRWTDYKLENEMKKLGFKEIVIIPMGSIFAVIYDLLYVSLGMASKNRNALKNRVINKLIMPLIAKIFMWLDNKYSYKSTTITTGYYIEAKK from the coding sequence GTGAGTTTTATAACCTTTCGCAGATACTATTTAGATGACCTCTTATTGCATACACAGTTTTATGGAAAAGTTTTAGATGTTGGTGGCAAAAAAGAGAATAAAAGAGGAAAGTTCAGACCACCATTAGATAAAGTTGATAGTTGGAAGTATTTGAATATTGATAAATCTACTAACCCAGATTATTTATGCAGTGCAGATGATATTCCTGTTGAAGATGAAAGTTTTGATATTGTTTTATTGGCTGAAGTATTAGAACATATAGAAAATCCAATAGAGGTATTAAAAGAGTGTAAAAGAGTTTTAAAGGAAAATGGCAAAATAGTTATAACTATGCCATTTTTATATTCTAAACATGCAGATCCTTATGATTTTCAAAGATGGACAGATTATAAACTTGAAAATGAGATGAAAAAGCTTGGTTTTAAAGAAATTGTAATAATACCAATGGGCAGCATATTTGCTGTAATTTATGATCTTTTATATGTATCTCTTGGTATGGCATCAAAAAATAGAAATGCTTTAAAAAATAGAGTGATAAATAAACTTATTATGCCACTAATAGCAAAAATATTTATGTGGTTAGATAATAAGTATAGTTATAAAAGTACTACTATAACTACAGGATATTATATTGAAGCAAAAAAGTAA
- a CDS encoding glycosyltransferase: MKQKSKKVYVLGSDSTGWSIDKDRQYTIKAIKYIDGYEVVDNIFKADIIYAVWWNQLLSYKFRIFNLFFKKRVIACITNDLAHQQKEIKSILSLADIFVYANSFQKDQLFELGVKEEQLFFNPFYVDETIFKKLNFSKYELAKKFNIKYETIKDKLLIGSFQRDSLGTDLMKPKWQKNPDLLLEILNKLDKDKYLLLLAGPRRHYIIKKCKEFNIPYFFIGNEDYIDKNQDDLLVNALNIEDMPYLYNLIDLYIVSSKSEGGPKAVPEAVLCQTNIISTDVGFAKDLLDNKAIYKDSYEAVKLINNVIDNNIEFNHKVHQFYSFDNFKNRVENILKAIE, from the coding sequence TTGAAGCAAAAAAGTAAAAAAGTATATGTTTTAGGAAGTGACAGTACTGGTTGGTCAATAGATAAAGATAGACAATATACTATTAAAGCTATAAAATATATTGATGGATACGAAGTTGTAGATAATATTTTTAAAGCTGATATCATATATGCAGTTTGGTGGAATCAATTATTAAGTTATAAATTTAGAATATTTAATCTTTTTTTTAAAAAAAGAGTTATTGCTTGCATAACAAATGATTTAGCTCATCAACAAAAAGAGATAAAAAGTATTTTAAGTTTAGCAGATATATTTGTATATGCGAATAGTTTTCAAAAAGATCAATTATTTGAATTAGGAGTTAAAGAAGAACAATTGTTCTTTAATCCTTTCTATGTAGACGAAACAATCTTTAAGAAATTGAATTTTTCAAAGTATGAATTGGCAAAAAAGTTCAATATTAAGTATGAAACAATAAAAGATAAGTTATTAATTGGAAGTTTTCAGCGGGATAGTTTAGGCACTGATTTAATGAAACCAAAATGGCAAAAAAATCCTGATTTATTGCTTGAAATTCTTAATAAGCTTGATAAAGATAAATATTTATTACTTTTAGCTGGGCCAAGAAGACATTATATAATTAAAAAATGTAAAGAGTTCAACATACCTTATTTTTTTATTGGTAATGAAGATTATATTGACAAAAATCAAGATGATTTATTGGTAAATGCTTTAAATATTGAAGATATGCCATATTTGTATAATTTGATAGATTTATATATTGTATCTTCTAAATCTGAAGGAGGGCCTAAAGCAGTTCCAGAAGCAGTTTTATGTCAAACAAATATTATTTCTACAGATGTTGGATTCGCTAAGGACTTATTAGATAATAAAGCTATCTACAAAGATAGCTATGAAGCTGTAAAATTAATAAATAATGTGATTGATAATAATATAGAGTTTAATCATAAAGTACATCAATTTTACAGTTTTGATAATTTTAAAAATAGAGTAGAAAATATTTTAAAGGCAATTGAATGA
- a CDS encoding glycosyltransferase, with the protein MKIHILYPFVDGPWGGANQFLKAIKNYFISLNAYTEDENKADIILFNSSPSALLLLLLSKVYKLKKQNPNLIVINRIDGPVFLIRNKDLEIDTSFYKFNYSICDGTIFQSNWSKDQNYRLGLEKNNFETTILNAPNPNIFNKNNKIPFNKNRKIKIIATSWSNNWKKGFKTYKWLDENLDFSKYEMTFVGNSPVEFKNIVYKKPMNSENLALELKQHDIFITASQKDPCSNSLIEALHCGLPAIGLNDGGHPEIIGKGGEVFDTKEEILKSIEKIVNNYENYQNNINLPTIDEVGKMYYEFLEMIYKEQQTGNYKPKKFSLVDNLVIKKTLILWKINEKIKGIISRFFR; encoded by the coding sequence ATGAAAATACATATATTGTATCCATTTGTTGATGGTCCTTGGGGTGGAGCTAACCAATTTTTAAAGGCAATAAAAAATTATTTTATATCATTAAATGCATATACAGAAGATGAGAATAAGGCAGATATTATACTTTTTAACTCTAGTCCATCAGCGTTACTGTTATTATTATTATCTAAAGTATATAAATTAAAAAAACAAAACCCAAATTTAATTGTAATAAATCGTATAGATGGTCCTGTTTTTCTAATTAGGAATAAAGACTTAGAAATAGATACTTCATTTTATAAATTTAATTACTCAATTTGTGATGGTACAATCTTTCAATCAAACTGGAGTAAAGATCAAAATTATAGATTAGGATTAGAAAAAAATAACTTTGAAACTACTATTTTAAATGCTCCAAATCCTAATATTTTTAATAAAAATAACAAAATCCCTTTTAATAAAAACAGAAAAATAAAAATAATTGCTACAAGTTGGTCTAATAATTGGAAAAAAGGATTTAAAACTTATAAATGGTTAGATGAAAATCTTGATTTTTCAAAGTATGAGATGACTTTTGTGGGGAATAGCCCAGTTGAGTTTAAAAATATAGTTTATAAAAAACCAATGAATAGTGAAAATTTAGCATTAGAGTTAAAGCAGCACGATATTTTTATAACTGCTTCACAAAAAGATCCTTGTTCCAATTCACTTATTGAAGCATTGCATTGTGGATTGCCAGCTATAGGTCTAAATGATGGAGGACATCCAGAGATCATAGGCAAAGGTGGAGAAGTTTTTGATACTAAAGAAGAGATTTTAAAATCTATAGAAAAAATTGTAAATAATTATGAAAACTACCAAAATAATATTAACTTACCAACTATTGATGAAGTAGGTAAAATGTATTATGAGTTTTTGGAAATGATTTATAAAGAGCAACAAACTGGAAACTACAAGCCAAAAAAATTTAGTTTAGTTGATAATTTAGTTATCAAAAAAACTTTAATACTTTGGAAAATAAATGAAAAAATAAAAGGAATAATAAGTAGGTTTTTTAGATGA